One window of the Deinococcus metalli genome contains the following:
- a CDS encoding FAD-binding oxidoreductase, translated as MTILDLSPGDQTVTVSGETGLLEVYSALPAGLYPPFPPVELPGGVGGLVARGGFGQTFFFGAEVLGVTFRAPSGRVVRAGGRTVKNVQGYDLTRPFVGSFGALGDALEVTLRLRPGVTWRHVTAPGTLADVPTPSARFAWEHAGTVHLLHFGHAREVEQALSALPGAREESAHADLRSLFPDGLGVGDGGPLRDGRFGWVNGGGAPAMPALFGTLAASL; from the coding sequence ATGACCATCCTCGATCTCTCGCCCGGCGACCAGACCGTCACGGTCAGCGGCGAAACCGGGCTGCTGGAGGTCTACTCGGCGCTGCCGGCCGGGCTGTATCCGCCGTTCCCACCCGTCGAACTGCCGGGCGGCGTGGGCGGGCTGGTCGCGCGGGGCGGCTTCGGGCAGACCTTCTTCTTCGGGGCGGAGGTGCTGGGCGTGACGTTCCGCGCGCCGTCCGGGCGGGTCGTGCGGGCGGGCGGACGCACCGTGAAGAACGTGCAGGGCTACGACCTGACGCGGCCCTTCGTGGGCAGTTTCGGCGCGCTGGGTGACGCGCTGGAGGTCACGCTGCGGCTGCGGCCCGGCGTGACGTGGCGGCACGTGACCGCGCCTGGCACGCTGGCCGACGTGCCCACCCCCTCCGCCCGCTTCGCGTGGGAGCACGCGGGCACGGTCCACCTCCTGCACTTCGGCCATGCCCGCGAGGTCGAGCAGGCCCTCTCGGCCCTTCCCGGCGCGCGCGAGGAATCCGCCCACGCCGACCTCCGCTCCCTGTTCCCGGACGGCCTCGGCGTGGGCGATGGAGGGCCGCTGCGCGACGGGCGCTTCGGCTGGGTCAACGGGGGAGGGGCGCCCGCCATGCCCGCCTTGTTCGGCACCCTGGCGGCGAGTCTATAG
- a CDS encoding class I SAM-dependent methyltransferase: MDYDAFADLYDHQYDLYRDDLHFYAGLGERAAGPVLEIGAGTGRVTAYLTRRGVNVTGLEPSRRMIERGEERAEKEHLNVAFVQGDARTFRLDTTFALAIAPFNALMHLYTPNEQLQALENIHAHLRTGAPFAFDLYVPRFGKANTLRHEGETFHTPDGSRTDVFLVQRHDKVRQHITTEYHVDTTAQDGTLKRRHYTLTQRYYTRYEVEWLLRYAGFESPRVTGSFQGGPLERGSDVMVFQTRAL; encoded by the coding sequence GTGGACTACGACGCCTTCGCCGACCTGTACGACCACCAGTACGACCTGTACCGCGACGACCTGCACTTCTACGCCGGGCTGGGCGAGCGGGCGGCGGGGCCGGTGCTGGAAATCGGCGCCGGCACCGGCCGCGTCACGGCGTACCTCACGCGGCGCGGGGTGAACGTGACCGGGCTGGAACCCAGCCGCCGCATGATCGAACGCGGTGAGGAGCGCGCCGAGAAGGAGCACCTGAACGTGGCCTTCGTGCAGGGCGACGCCCGCACCTTCCGGCTGGACACGACGTTTGCCCTCGCCATCGCGCCGTTCAACGCCCTGATGCACCTGTACACACCGAACGAGCAGCTCCAGGCGCTGGAAAACATCCACGCGCACCTCCGGACCGGGGCACCCTTCGCCTTCGACCTGTACGTGCCGCGCTTCGGGAAGGCGAACACCCTGCGCCACGAGGGCGAGACCTTCCACACGCCGGACGGCAGCCGCACCGACGTCTTCCTGGTGCAACGGCACGACAAGGTACGGCAGCACATCACCACCGAGTACCACGTGGACACCACGGCCCAGGACGGCACCCTGAAGCGCCGCCACTACACCCTGACCCAGCGCTACTACACCCGCTACGAGGTCGAGTGGCTGCTGCGCTACGCGGGTTTCGAGTCGCCGCGCGTGACCGGCTCGTTTCAGGGCGGCCCGCTGGAGCGGGGCAGCGACGTGATGGTGTTCCAGACGCGGGCGCTGTGA